In the Candidatus Zixiibacteriota bacterium genome, TTTTTGGAATCGGACAAGTATTTTACTCTGAGATAGGCGCCAATCACAAGTCCGGGCAGGGTGCCGATTATAATTGTAATCATAAGCGGCCAAATCATTCTCTTCTCACGGATAAAACGATACACGCCGCCGGGAATGGAAAATACGTTATAGACAAGGTTTGTCGGAGTTACCGCCGGCGAACTGAATCCGAGGATGCTTATCTGAAACGGCATTAATATGAAAGCGCCGGAAAGGCCGCCCATCGAGGTGAAAAACGATATAACAAAAGCCACCAGACCGGGCAGCCACCAGTAGGTCTCCACGCCGCTTATTGGAAATGTGTACATGGGTATATAATATAGGGGAAATATTGAAGTACTTCAAGAATAAATGCTGAAGAAATCCGCTAATAAATGTGAAATAAATTGTCTGCTTGTCTTAGTATCCAGAGGGCGAATGCAATTCGCCCCTACGGATTAATTTTTATATGTCGGGATGTCCATCTGAGACGGACTGCCCTTCATTATGCAACGTCTTATGATTATTGCTGGCAGTTTATAGTCTAATAATACTGAATCCGAATACTCGATACGCCTGAATCGATTGATATGGATGTCCGACAATCTGATGAGTCATAATTATCCGAGCGGTATTTGCCATGATATTTTTCCAGCCCGACTTTTTTGAAATTGGTTGATGATAAAGCGGCGTCCGAGTCGATTTCAAGTCCCATTTCGCGGGGGATTCCGATGGTAATCCGCGAGGCGCCGGCATCGATATCGACTGATATATCATCCTCAGACCGGCATCCAAGCTTAAGGTCAATTTTAGCCGCGCCAGTATCCAGAATTAGTTTCTTGATAATTAAATCGGATAAATCAAGGTCAACATTGGCGGCGCCTATATCTAAATCAAGGTCGAGCGGAATATTATCGGCAATAAAAATATTAGCATCATTTGAAACATTTTTCCTATGGAACATATTAAAATTTCTTCGACCAAGTGTATTAATCCTGATTTCTCCATCGCCGCCGTATGATTTGAAACTGCATTTGGGTTTTTTATAGCTGTATTCGAATTCGCCTAAGAAAAGCTTATCGGAAACCGGACTAATCCAAAGTTCGCCCAGACCAAAATCTATATCCAATTTAAGGTTTTTAATAGTTGAGTCCTGCGATAATTCATAAGAAAATTCCTCAATGCGATGACTTCGTTTTGTTGGCCAATTATAGTCAACACAGCTTCCGCCCTCAGAAAAAGCGACAAAAGCAAAAGTGGCGGCAATCAGGAGAGGGGATAACAATCCCAGCCAGTAATATTTAGTTCGCGAAAATATAAATTCGAGACCGATAGCGATAAGCAAAATTGGCCATAGCGATATTAACTCAACCCAGACTGAATAACCGAGATAATCGAAATTTATCGCCAGAAAAAATAAACCTATTCCGAGAAGGATAACTCCCCAGCGTATAGTGCTAATCTTTTTCATTTAAGCCGCCTTTATCCAATGCTTTAACTAAAATCACCGCACCGATAATTATCAGGACAATCGGCCACAGCTTAAAGAAAGAAAACCAAACAAAGATATTTAGAGTATTCATAAGAAAAAACATACCCATGACAACCAGAACAATACCGACGATGAATTTCGTTTTGTCATTTTCTTTTTTTTCGTTGTTATTATCAATTACCGTTTCATCGCCTGTTTGAGGAGTTAAGGCATTAGAATCTGAAACATCTACAGGCAGCGGTTTTTGAGGAATAATTATCCAGGCTGCCACATATACCCAAAAACTCAAACCTCCCGGAAAAA is a window encoding:
- a CDS encoding PspC domain-containing protein, yielding MPNRKLYRSRENAMLGGVCAGLAEYFNVDSSLIRLATVLLVFPGGLSFWVYVAAWIIIPQKPLPVDVSDSNALTPQTGDETVIDNNNEKKENDKTKFIVGIVLVVMGMFFLMNTLNIFVWFSFFKLWPIVLIIIGAVILVKALDKGGLNEKD